One part of the Rutidosis leptorrhynchoides isolate AG116_Rl617_1_P2 chromosome 1, CSIRO_AGI_Rlap_v1, whole genome shotgun sequence genome encodes these proteins:
- the LOC139886065 gene encoding uncharacterized mitochondrial protein AtMg00810-like produces the protein MIENGFRRGVIDQTLFIKEKGADIMLVQVYVDDIIFGSTDQKMVDEFEDVMQKRFKMSSLGAINFFLGLQVDQTEKGIFLHQSKYVADILSRFKMENERVSKNPLSVIHGITPENTRAKVSPTLYKAIIGSLMYLTASRPDTMFATCLCAHYQAQPNVNHMLAAKKIMRYLKGTPSLGLWYPRKDGFGLTTYSDSDYGGCKIDFKSTSGGCQFLGSRLVSWQCKKQTAVAQSTCEVEYIVATICTSQVVWIQQQLWDYVLHISNTPIYVDNTATIAVTKNPVNHSKTKHIGIKYHFIRDCYEKRLIDVLQIGTQTQRADLFTKAFDRPRFLFLLNVLGVRERAEVVSDKELLK, from the coding sequence atgatAGAAAATGGTTTCAGAAGGGGAGTCATCGATCAGACTCTGTTTATCAAAGAAAAAGGCGCCGATATCATGCTGGTACAGGTTTATGTGGACGACATCATCTTTGGGTCAACCGATCAGAAGATGGTTGATGAGTTTGAAGACGTAATGCAGAAACGATTCAAGATGAGTTCACTGGGGGCCATTAATTTCTTTTTAGGGTTGCAGGTTGATCAAACGGAAAAAGGCATCTTTCTACATCAATCGAAGTATGTAGCTGACATCTTGAGCCGATTCAAGATGGAGAATGAACGAGTTTCCAAGAATCCTCTATCAGTGATTCACGGGATTACACCAGAAAATACTAGAGCAAAGGTCAGCCCGACTCTTTACAAGGCTATTATTGGTTCCTTGATGTATCTTACAGCATCTCGTCCAGATACCATGTTCGCAACATGCTTGTGTGCTCATTATCAAGCACAACCAAATGTGAATCATATGCTCGCTGCAAAGAAGATCATGCGGTATCTCAAGGGGACTCCGAGTTTGGGCTTATGGTATCCACGGAAGGATGGATTCGGGTTAACAACATACAGTGACTCCGACTATGGAGGATGCAAAATAGATTTCAAATCTACCTCTGGAGGTTGTCAGTTTCTGGGTAGCAGGCTTGTGAGTTGGCAGTGTAAGAAACAGACCGCTGTTGCACAATCCACGTGTGAAGTTGAATATATTGTTGCGACAATCTGTACTTCTCAGGTTGTCTGGATTCAACAACAGCTGTGGGATTACGTtttgcatatttctaacactcctatctaTGTTGATAATACGGCCACTATTGCTGTAACTAAGAATCCTGTtaatcattctaagaccaaacatatAGGGATCAAGTACCATTTCATTAGGGACTGTTATGAAAAGCGTTTAATAGATGTCCTTCAGATAGGTACACAGACCCAACGTGCTGATTTGTTCACTAAAGCTTTTGATCGACCACGTTTCCTATTCTTACTAAATGTTTTGGGTGTGAGAGAGAGGGCAGAAGTTGTGTCCGATAAGGAGTTATTGAAGTAA
- the LOC139886059 gene encoding uncharacterized protein, with amino-acid sequence MAEYRRVSTHQVKIPDKLKDTVNDLNKKKSEIKHNNGGGIKEAIRNIGVASDYPDLNASRVNSTPDSGNNRIDCSDLNATKVSGCPDLNATKSADPTVIANDVSYADIVGNSNNSKLRSLNLVPTFMNDGGEVVIFDEELVNEGSKKWLLTACGYFLGCSMAYSAMNYNLRRMWSKLGLKDIIMDNNQICYFKFDNEIGLNKVIDQSPCMVNGKPLVVRKWDPEVAVEKVEPSSVPVWVKMTNVPLEAWSSKGISALASRMGKPIVMDNTTTTMCHDGIGSATYARVLVEVEATKGFVDDIEVLYKDKDQNIKATKKVNVEYTWKPKLCSHCVVFGHNHEECKLRPKTVQEVEHKAVENKVENKVADDGFEEVKRKKVNKEKQQNSNGSQDNGSIEKNSKTKWKLNGKSKVKFQKSANKYAVLSESDDDLLDPRLILKLEELERKKKKGCSENDESYDDVADTQGCSLCDNDLGPASWNIRGMSVEDKQDEIRNLIRDEHLSICAVLETHLKSKSIEKACNRAFGNWEWSANLKYSANSCRIILGWNDSIVKVSILHVDRQQMFCFFELRNEPVSWYGTIVYASNLGRERKKLWAKLGKQKLITRINHGLSWGISMLLGSWMSMQQTKSLKNPECNVLKKLDRILINEEFLNKFPRAYGRFMPYLISDHSPAVLGIKSGIIIDKKSFRFMNYIAYKDSFLDTVEEGWSKDLAGHDMFKLVKNLKNMKRSLKKLNWQNGDLHNKVSNLKEDLKLVQTNIDINPFDKELRHKAKSIIDELEIAKADEFRPLQQKTKMIWLTEGDKNTKFFYSILKSRKHKSRVESICDEDGVRYYDRQVAEQCVKHFQKFLGESVNVSPIEDIGDIFTKVIPGDVAERMIEEVSDIEIKNAMFDIDINRASGPDGYTSCFFSESMAYSG; translated from the exons ATGGCTGAATATCGTAGGGTTTCTACCCATCAAGTCAAAATTCCAGATAAATTGAAAGATACAGTAAATGACCTAAATAAAAAGAAATCAGAGATCAAACATAATAATGGAGGTGGCATAAAGGAAGCGATAAGAAATATTG GTGTCGCTAGCGATTATCCTGATCTGAATGCTAGCAGGGTGAATTCTACTCCTGATTCAGGTAATAATAGAATTGATTGTTCTGATTTGAATGCTACTAAGGTATCTGGTTGTCCTGATCTGAATGCTACTAAGAGTGCTGATCCTACTGTTATTGCTAATGATGTATCTTATGCTGATATTGttggtaatagtaataatagtaagctTAGGAGTTTGAATTTAGTGCCTACTTTTATGAATGATGGTGGAGAGGTTGTTATTTTTGATGAGGAATTGGTTAATGAAGGTAGTAAGAAGTGGCTATTGACTGCTTGTGGATATTTTTTAGGGTGTAGTATGGCTTATAGTGCTATGAATTACAACTTAAGAAGGATGTGGAGTAAATTAGGGCTAAAAGACATTATTATGGATAACAATCAGATTTGTTATTTCAAGTTTGATAATGAAATTGGCCTAAATAAGGTGATTGATCAGAGTCCTTGTATGGTGAATGGCAAACCCTTGGTTGTTAGAAAATGGGATCCAGAGGTGGCTGTTGAGAAAGTTGAACCTAGTTCTGTGCCAGTATGGGTTAAAATGACTAATGTCCCTTTGGAAGCTTGGAGTAGTAAAGGAATAAGTGCATTAGCAAGCAGAATGGGAAAGCCAATTGTCATGGATAATACTACAACCACTATGTGTCATGATGGGATAGGTAGCGCAACATATGCAAGGGTTTTGGTGGAAGTTGAGGCAACCAAGGGATTTGTTGATGATATTGAAGTACTATATAAGGATAAGGATCAGAATATTAAGGCTACTAAGAAGGTGAATGTTGAATATACATGGAAGCCTAAGTTGTGTTCACATTGTGTAGTCTTTGGACATAATCATGAGGAATGTAAGCTTAGGCCTAAGACTGTACAGGAGGTTGAGCATAAGGCTGTGGAAAATAAGGTGGAAAATAAGGTGGCAGATGATGGATTTGAGGAAGTTAAAAGGAAAAAGGTGAATAAGGAAAAACAACAGAATAGTAATGGTAGTCAGGATAATGGGAGTATAGAAAAGAATTCAAAAACGAAGTGGAAATTGAATGGTAAAAGTAAGGTGAAATTTCAAAAGAGTGCTAACAAGTATGCTGTTCTTTCAGAGAGTGATGATGATTTGTTGGACCCTAGATTGATT TTGAAGTTGGAAGAACTGGAAAGAAAAAAGAAGAAAGGTTGTAGTGAGAATGATGAATCATATGATGATGTGGCTGATACTCAGGGCTGCAGCTTATGTGATAATGATTTGGGTCCAG CTAGTTGGAATATAAGGGGTATGAGTGTGGAGGATAAACAGGATGAGATTAGAAATCTCATTAGGGATGAACATTTAAGTATTTGTGCAGTTTTAGAAACTCATCTTAAGTCTAAAAGTATTGAGAAAGCTTGTAATAGGGCTTTTGGAAATTGGGAATGGAGTGCTAATCTGAAATACAGTGCTAACAGCTGCAGAATTATTCTAGGGTGGAATGATAGTATTGTTAAAGTCTCTATATTACATGTTGATAGACAACAAATGTTCTGTTTCTTTGAGTTGAGAAATGAGCCTGTTAGTTGGTATGGCACAATTGTATATGCTAGTAACTTAGGAAGAGAAAGAAAGAAGCTATGGGCTAAACTTGGGAAACAAAAGTTAATTACCAGGATAAACCATGGGTTATCTTGGGGGATTTCAATGTTACTAGGAAGCTGGATGAGCATGCAACAG ACTAAGTCACTTAAGAATCCAGAATGCAATGTGTTGAAAAAGCTTGATAGGATTCTAATTAATGAAGAGTTTCTCAATAAATTCCCCCGAGCTTATGGAAGATTTATGCCTTATTTGATTTCTGATCACAGTCCAGCTGTTTTGGGGATTAAATCGGgtataattattgataagaaatccTTTAGATTTATGAACTATATTGCTTATAAGGATAGTTTTTTGGATACTGTGGAAGAGGGATGGTCAAAAGATTTAGCTGGTCATGATATGTTTAAATTGGTCAAGAATCTTAAAAACATGAAAAGGAGTTTGAAAAAGTTGAATTGGCAAAATGGTGACCTGCATAATAAGGTGAGCAATCTTAAGGAAGATTTAAAGTTAGTtcaaactaatattgatattaatcctTTTGATAAAGAGTTAAGGCACAAAGCTAAATCTATCATAGATGAATTGGAAATTGCAAAAGCTGATGAATTTAGACCGCTGCAGCAAAAAACGAAAATGATTTGGTTAACTGAAGGAGACAAAAATACTAAGTTTTTCTACAGTATTTTAAAAAGTAGAAAACATAAGAGCAGAGTGGAGAGTATCTGTGATGAAGATGGGGTGAGGTATTATGATAGGCAAGTTGCTGAGCAGTGTGTTAAGCATTTTCAAAAGTTCCTTGGTGAGTCTGTTAATGTGTCACCTATTGAAGATATAGGAGACATATTTACCAAGGTTATTCCAGGAGATGTAGCAGAAAGGATGATAGAGGAGGTGTCTGATATTGAAATTAAAAATGCAATGTTTGATATTGATATAAATAGAGCATCAGGGCCTGATGGATATACTTCATGTTTTTTTTCAGAAAGCATGGCATATTCTGGGTGA